One Methylosarcina fibrata AML-C10 DNA segment encodes these proteins:
- a CDS encoding DEAD/DEAH box helicase, with product MALLSPADEVLHFRYGQGQVLLISDFTAVIRFNHGIEELPVNELKKLVTVMGALRSENWSDSDAALLRAQASAIRSVNEAWGVFSRSRISLLPHQLWVCHKALRKWPIRMLIADDVGMGKTIEAGLILWPLLSKGMVKRLLILTPAKLVEQWQQRLRTMFDIRLAVYRPEVDTIRTDFWATHQQVVASLPTIRLDRNQRHERLLDADQWDLVIVDEAHHLNVEEGSSKTLGYQLLEKLEEFGKIKSCVLFSGTPHRGKDYGFWSLMRLLDRESFGPENSIGTQLEKLPDFLLRNAKQKVVDMSGKRLFQPIQQFPETYRYTDAEDDFYQKMTAFILSGKAYASSLSKAQRGQVMLVLIALQKLASSSIAAVRIALQTRLARLAGVVAKYRDEIEQFDDQDENSDELEKALLKWETENKKGSLQLMENEIEHLRELVDLAERIDSETRIERVVQVIQERFAGEQVLLFTEYKATQALVISALMQAFGQNCVGFINGDDYLAAIPFPDGTVQPVHSKREDVADAFNSGRIRFLVSTEAGGEGIDLQERCHCLIHVDLPWNPMRLHQRVGRLNRYGQVKPVQVVSLRNPDTVESLVWSKLEAKLEAIMLALGNAMDEPEDLLQLVLGMTGSTIFNEIFSEAIDVQKTRLSEWFDEKSKTFGGESAIETIKTLVGHAQSFDLTGLQSVPPLDLPNLQSFFLSSLVYNSRRPEIHGKEISFKTPQLWMNHPSIKSSYSCLYFDRSYRSESGSVCGVGHPIFDQAIDQALSLESPLARIQFLSAPLALFLIFDRVTDTGVLMRETLVGVLLFEEGFKLLKDWEVLLTLAEARGKETKNDQIHNDMDLTVLTNLFVDAKNFLEHHLPSLGLPYKIPSIRDHALLMPF from the coding sequence ATGGCGCTGTTGTCCCCTGCAGATGAAGTATTACATTTCCGGTATGGACAAGGGCAAGTATTACTGATTTCAGACTTTACTGCTGTTATCCGTTTTAATCATGGCATTGAGGAATTACCGGTTAATGAACTGAAAAAACTCGTAACCGTAATGGGAGCCTTAAGATCAGAGAACTGGTCAGACTCTGATGCAGCATTATTGAGAGCTCAGGCTTCGGCGATTCGTTCAGTTAATGAAGCTTGGGGGGTTTTCTCCAGATCTAGAATCTCATTATTGCCGCATCAATTATGGGTCTGTCACAAGGCGCTCAGAAAATGGCCGATTCGCATGCTTATCGCTGATGATGTTGGCATGGGAAAAACGATTGAAGCAGGATTAATTCTTTGGCCGTTATTATCAAAAGGAATGGTAAAAAGGCTGTTAATTTTAACTCCGGCAAAATTAGTTGAGCAGTGGCAACAAAGACTTCGGACCATGTTTGATATTCGGCTTGCAGTCTATAGACCTGAGGTCGATACCATCCGAACCGATTTTTGGGCTACTCATCAGCAAGTTGTTGCTTCATTGCCAACTATTAGGTTGGATAGAAACCAACGACATGAACGTCTTTTGGATGCAGATCAATGGGATCTAGTTATCGTTGATGAGGCGCATCACTTAAATGTTGAAGAGGGTTCTAGCAAAACCCTCGGATATCAGTTACTAGAAAAACTTGAAGAGTTTGGGAAGATAAAATCCTGCGTTTTGTTTTCAGGTACGCCGCACCGTGGAAAAGATTATGGCTTTTGGTCACTGATGCGATTATTAGATCGTGAATCATTTGGACCTGAGAATTCTATTGGAACTCAATTGGAAAAACTCCCTGATTTCCTGCTTCGTAATGCGAAACAAAAGGTTGTTGATATGTCTGGAAAACGGCTATTTCAACCTATACAACAGTTCCCAGAAACATATCGATACACCGATGCTGAGGATGATTTTTATCAAAAGATGACCGCTTTTATTCTTTCTGGAAAAGCTTACGCATCCAGTTTAAGCAAAGCGCAAAGAGGTCAGGTAATGTTGGTTTTGATTGCGTTACAGAAACTTGCATCGAGTTCGATTGCTGCAGTTCGGATCGCACTTCAAACAAGGTTGGCAAGACTTGCGGGCGTAGTTGCAAAGTATCGCGATGAAATAGAGCAATTTGACGATCAAGATGAAAATAGTGATGAGCTTGAAAAGGCCTTGTTGAAGTGGGAAACCGAAAATAAAAAAGGTTCCCTCCAGTTAATGGAAAATGAGATTGAGCATCTTCGTGAGCTAGTAGATTTAGCTGAGCGAATCGATTCTGAAACGCGCATAGAGAGGGTTGTTCAAGTAATCCAGGAGCGTTTTGCCGGCGAACAGGTGCTACTGTTTACTGAATATAAGGCGACTCAAGCGTTAGTGATCTCTGCGCTGATGCAAGCATTTGGGCAGAATTGTGTCGGCTTTATCAATGGTGACGATTATTTGGCGGCTATTCCATTTCCTGATGGTACAGTTCAACCAGTCCATTCGAAGAGAGAAGATGTTGCCGATGCGTTTAACTCAGGAAGAATCCGTTTTCTTGTCTCGACCGAAGCGGGTGGTGAAGGAATTGACTTGCAGGAGCGTTGCCACTGTTTAATCCATGTCGATTTACCTTGGAATCCGATGAGATTGCACCAAAGAGTTGGCCGTCTAAATCGTTATGGTCAGGTGAAACCCGTACAAGTTGTTTCACTTCGTAATCCTGACACTGTTGAATCACTGGTTTGGAGCAAATTGGAAGCAAAGCTAGAAGCGATAATGCTTGCCCTCGGTAATGCTATGGACGAGCCTGAGGATTTGCTACAGCTCGTTCTTGGTATGACAGGATCAACTATATTCAACGAGATTTTCTCAGAGGCAATAGATGTACAAAAGACACGCTTATCAGAATGGTTCGATGAGAAATCAAAAACATTCGGAGGTGAATCAGCAATAGAAACGATCAAGACCCTTGTAGGACATGCACAGAGTTTTGATCTCACTGGATTGCAGAGCGTACCACCATTAGATCTACCCAACTTGCAAAGCTTTTTTCTTTCAAGTTTGGTTTATAACTCTCGGCGTCCGGAAATTCATGGTAAGGAGATATCGTTCAAAACACCGCAATTATGGATGAATCACCCTTCGATTAAATCTTCATATTCGTGTTTATATTTTGATCGATCATATCGATCAGAATCTGGCAGCGTTTGTGGTGTTGGCCATCCAATATTTGATCAGGCCATTGATCAGGCTCTTTCTTTGGAGTCCCCTCTCGCAAGGATTCAATTTCTGTCTGCACCGCTCGCTCTGTTTCTGATATTTGATAGGGTAACCGATACGGGGGTACTTATGAGGGAAACCTTAGTTGGCGTACTTTTATTCGAAGAAGGCTTTAAACTTTTGAAAGATTGGGAAGTACTTTTGACACTAGCCGAAGCTCGGGGCAAAGAGACAAAAAATGATCAGATCCATAATGATATGGATTTGACAGTACTTACAAATTTGTTCGTGGATGCTAAAAACTTTTTAGAACATCACTTACCAAGTCTTGGTCTTCCATATAAAATCCCTAGCATACGCGACCATGCGTTGTTAATGCCGTTCTAG